One window of Canis lupus baileyi chromosome 21, mCanLup2.hap1, whole genome shotgun sequence genomic DNA carries:
- the INTS5 gene encoding integrator complex subunit 5 — protein MSALCDPPGAPGPPGPAPATHGPAPLSAQELSQEIKAFLTGVDPILGHQLSAREHARCGLLLLRSLPPARAAVLDHLRGVFDESVRAHLAALDESPVAAPPHLRPPPPSHVPAGGPGLEDVVQEVQQVLSEFIRANPKAWAPVISAWSIDLMGQLSSTYSGQHQRVPHATGSLNELLQLWMGCRATRTLMDIYVQCLSALIGSCPDACVDALLDTSVQHSPHFDWVVAHIGSSFPGTIISRVLSCGLKDFCVHGGAGGGAGGSGGSSSQTPSIDPFPGSPAIPGEKRVPKIASVVGILGHLASRHGDSIRRELLRMFHDSLAGGTGGRSGDPSLQATVPFLLQLAVMSPALLGTVSGELVDCLKPPAVLSQLQQHLQGFPREELDNMLNLAVHLVSQASGAGAYRLLQFLVDTAMPASVITTQGLAVPDPVREACDRLIQLLLLHLQKLVHHRGGSPGEGVLGPPPAPRPVPFLDALRNNVGELCGETLRLERKRFLWQHQLLGLLSVYTRPSCGPEALGHLLSRARSPEELSLATQLYAGLVVSLSGLLPLAFRSCLARVHAGTLQPPFTARFLRNLALLVGWEQQGGEGPAALGARFGESASAHLSDLAPLLLHPEEEVAEAAASLLAICPFPQEALSPSQLLGLVRAGVHRFFASLRLHGPPGVASASQLLTRLSQTSPAGLKAVLQLLVEGALHRGNTELFGGEVDRDNETLSIVSAPLASASLLDTNRRHTAAVPGPGGIWSVFHAGVIGRGLKPPKFVQSRNQQEVIYNTQSLLSLLVHCCSAPGGTECGGCWGAPTLSPEAAKAVAVTLVESVCPDAAGAELAWPPEEHARATVERDLRIGRRFREQPLLFELLKLVAAAPPALCYCSVLLRGLLAALLGHWEASRHPDTAQSPWHLEASCTLVAVMAEGSLLPPALGNMHEVFSQLAPFEVRLLLLSVWGFLREHGPLPQKFIFQSERGRFIRDFSREGGGEGGPHLAVLHSVLHRNIDRLGLFSGRFQAPSPSTLIRQGT, from the exons ATGTCCGCGTTGTGCGAccctcccggggccccagggcctCCCGGGCCTGCCCCGGCCACCCACGGTCCCGCGCCGCTCAG TGCTCAAGAGCTGTCCCAGGAAATCAAGGCTTTTCTAACTGGCGTGGACCCGATTCTGGGCCACCAACTCTCTGCCCGGGAACATGCTCGCTGTGGTCTTCTCCTGCTGCGTTCTTTACCACCTGCTCGAGCTGCTGTGCTTGACCACTTGCGAGGTGTCTTTGATGAGAGTGTCCGGGCCCACCTGGCTGCCCTGGATGAGAGCCCCGTGGCTGCCCCCCCTCACCTCcgtccacccccaccctcccatgTCCCTGCTGGGGGACCTGGTCTAGAAGATGTGGTGCAGGAAGTACAGCAGGTGCTGTCTGAGTTTATCCGAGCCAACCCGAAGGCCTGGGCACCTGTGATTAGTGCTTGGTCCATTGACCTCATGGGGCAACTGAGCAGCACATACTCAGGCCAGCACCAACGTGTGCCCCATGCCACTGGCTCTCTCAATGAATTGCTGCAGCTGTGGATGGGCTGCCGGGCCACCCGCACATTGATGGATATCTATGTCCAGTGTCTCTCAGCTCTCATTGGTAGTTGCCCAGATGCCTGCGTGGATGCCTTGCTGGATACCTCTGTCCAGCATTCCCCACACTTTGACTGGGTTGTGGCCCATATTGGCTCCTCTTTTCCTGGCACCATCATCTCCCGAGTTCTCTCCTGTGGCCTTAAGGATTTCTGTGTTCACggtggggctggaggtggagCTGGTGGCAGTGGTGGAAGCTCTTCTCAGACCCCCTCTATAGACCCTTTCCCTGGATCTCCTGCTATCCCTGGGGAGAAACGGGTGCCCAAGATTGCCTCAGTTGTAGGCATTCTAGGGCACCTGGCCTCCCGCCATGGAGACAGCATCCGCCGGGAACTTCTTCGAATGTTCCATGATAGCCTGGCAGGGGGCACTGGGGGCCGGAGTGGGGACCCCTCCCTTCAGGCCACAGTTCCCTTCCTACTGCAGCTGGCGGTCATGTCACCAGCTTTGCTGGGCACAGTCTCTGGAGAGTTGGTGGACTGCCTTAAGCCCCCAGCTGTGCTGAGCCAGCTGCAGCAACACCTGCAGGGATTTCCCCGAGAGGAGCTGGACAACATGCTGAACCTGGCTGTGCACCTGGTAAGCCAGGCCTCGGGGGCAGGTGCCTACCGGCTGTTGCAGTTCCTGGTGGACACAGCTATGCCTGCCTCAGTCATTACCACCCAAGGCCTGGCTGTGCCGGACCCTGTTCGGGAGGCCTGTGACCGGCTgatccagctgctgctgctgcacctGCAAAAACTGGTTCATCACCGGGGAGGGTCTCCTGGGGAAGGAGTGCTgggcccacccccagccccccgccctgTGCCTTTTTTAGATGCGCTAAGAAACAACGTTGGAGAGCTATGCGGAGAAACATTACGATTGGAACGGAAGCGCTTCCTCTGGCAACACCAGCTCCTGGGCCTGCTCTCTGTCTATACTCGACCTAGCTGTGGACCTGAGGCCTTGGGCCATCTCCTGAGCCGGGCCCGAAGCCCTGAAGAGTTGAGTCTGGCCACCCAATTATATGCAGGGCTGGTGGTCAGTCTCTCGGGCCTCCTGCCTCTGGCTTTCCGAAGCTGCCTGGCTCGGGTGCATGCAGGGACTCTGCAGCCTCCCTTCACTGCCCGGTTCCTGCGCAATTTGGCACTGCTAGTGGGGTGGGAACAGCAGGGTGGTGAGGGCCCTGCAGCCCTAGGGGCCCGGTTTGGGGAGTCTGCATCAGCTCATTTGTCTGACCTGGCTCCTCTCCTGCTACATCCTGAGGAGGAAGTAGCTGAAGCTGCTGCCTCCCTCCTGGCCATTTGTCCCTTTCCTCAAGAAGCCCTGTCCCCCTCCCAACTCCTGGGATTGGTGAGAGCTGGAGTACATCGCTTCTTTGCCTCTCTGAGGCTGCATGGCCCCCCAGGTGTGGCTTCTGCCTCTCAGCTTCTTACCCGCCTCTCTCAGACCTCCCCAGCTGGGCTTAAGGCTGTCTTACAGCTATTAGTTGAGGGAGCCTTACATCGGGGCAACACAGAACTGTTTGGAGGGGAAGTGGATAGAGACAATGAGACTCTTTCAATTGTCTCAGCTCCTTTGGCTTCTGCCTCCCTTTTGGACACAAACCGGCGCCACACTGCAGCTGTGCCAGGGCCTGGAGGGATTTGGTCAGTTTTCCATGCTGGAGTCATCGGTCGTGGTCTAAAGCCACCCAAGTTTGTCCAGTCTCGCAATCAGCAGGAAGTGATCTATAACACCCAGAGCCTCCTCAGCCTCCTGGTGCACTGCTGCAGTGCCCCTGGGGGTACTGAatgtgggggctgctggggggctcCCACCCTGAGCCCGGAGGCAGCCAAAGCAGTGGCAGTGACCTTGGTGGAGAGTGTGTGCCCCGATGCAGCTGGTGCTGAGCTAGCCTGGCCCCCTGAGGAGCATGCCCGGGCCACTGTGGAGCGGGATCTCCGCATTGGCCGGCGCTTCCGGGAACAGCCCCTGCTCTTTGAGCTGTTAAAGCTGGTAGCAGCTGCTCCGCCAGCCCTGTGCTACTGCTCTGTGCTCTTGCGGGGGCTCCTGGCTGCCCTTCTGGGTCACTGGGAAGCCTCTCGACACCCTGATACAGCTCAGTCTCCCTGGCATCTGGAGGCATCCTGCACCCTGGTAGCTGTCATGGCTGAGGGAAGCCTTCTGCCACCAGCCCTAGGCAATATGCACGAGGTATTTAGCCAACTGGCACCTTTTGAAGTGCGTCTGCTGCTGCTCAGTGTCTGGGGCTTTCTCCGGGAGCATGGGCCATTGCCCCAGAAGTTCATCTTCCAGTCAGAGCGTGGGCGCTTCATCCGGGACTTCtccagggagggtgggggtgagggtggaccCCATCTCGCTGTGCTGCACAGTGTTCTCCACCGCAACATTGACCGCCTGGGCCTTTTCTCTGGCCGTTTCCAGGCGCCTTCACCGTCCACTCTTATTCGGCAGGGGACATAG
- the C21H11orf98 gene encoding uncharacterized protein C11orf98 homolog has translation MGPPGGKINRPRTELKKKLFKRRRVLNRERRLKHRVVGAVIDEGLITRHHLKKRASSARANITLSGKKRRKLLQQIRLAQKEKAAMEVEAPTRPVRTSGPQPKRQKKTKAPQDIDMEDLGDERGISHPFH, from the exons ATGGGGCCTCCCGGGGGGAAGATCAACCGGCCCCGAACG GAGCTGAAGAAGAAGCTGTTCAAGCGCCGGCGGGTGTTGAACCGGGAGAGGCGACTGAAGCATCGGGTAGTCGGGGCTGTGATAGACGAAGGGCTGATCACGCGGCACCACTTGAAGAAGCGGGC GTCCAGTGCACGTGCCAACATTACTCTGTCTGGGAAGAAGCGCAGAAAGCTCCTCCAGCAGATCCGGCTGgcccagaaagagaaagcagccaTGGAAG tGGAAGCCCCAACAAGGCCAGTCAGGACTAGTGGACCACAGCCCAAACGgcaaaagaagacaaaagcaCCCCAGGATATAGACATGGAGGACCTTGGAGATGAGAGGGGAATCTCTCACCCCTTCCACTAG
- the CSKMT gene encoding citrate synthase-lysine N-methyltransferase CSKMT, mitochondrial isoform X3 encodes MSSVPAASSPLVLSSSAGTLAPRSAAAPGWVPQTPPWGAHAFSFDFRSSEPPPELELQRLLFHFRLQTIKAVRALGGSCGSGGDISRRFSGRPCRDLHMAALRRTLHVATLAAGARRALAGREGSLAGSCPADRRLRDKLHPDTRAGSVPTFDWFFGYEEAQGFLLPLLKESRAACPLRVLDVGCGTSSLCTGLYTRCPHPVDVLGVDLSPVAVAHMKSLLEGGQDRKPLCPGHPASQLRFVQADAQNLESVASSGSFQLVLDKGTWDAVARGGWPGAYQLLSECLRVLSPQGTLIQFSDEDPDVRVPCLEQGFPGCTVMVQELGPFGGITYFAYLVQVSH; translated from the exons ATGTCTTCGGTGCCCGCGGCTTCCAGTCCGCTGGTTCTATCCTCAAGCGCCGGGACACTGGCTCCGAGGAGCGCGGCGGCGCCGGGTTGGGTTCCGCAGACTCCTCCCTGGGGCGCTCACGCCTTCTCCTTTGATTTCAGGTCTTCGGAGCCGCCCCCGGAGCTTGAACTGCAGCGTCTTCTCTTTCACTTCCGGTTGCAAACAATAAAGGCGGTTCGTGCCCTAGGAG GCTCCTGCGGCAGTGGTGGCGACATTTCGCGAAGGTTCTCTGGCCGACCTTGCCGGGATCTCCACATGGCAGCGCTGCGCCGAACCCTCCACGTGGCGACCCTGGCGGCTGGGGCGCGCCGCGCTTTGGCGGGTAGGGAAG GCTCCCTGGCTGGCAGTTGCCCGGCCGACCGTCGCCTCCGGGATAAGCTCCATCCCGATACCCGAGCAGGCAGCGTCCCCACCTTCGATTGGTTTTTTGGGTATGAGGAAGCCCAGGGGTTCCTGCTGCCGCTGCTGAAGGAGTCCCGGGCTGCATGCCCATTGCGGGTGTTGGACGTGGGCTGTGGGACCTCCAGTCTGTGTACAGGCCTCTACACCAGGTGCCCACATCCCGTGGACGTCCTGGGGGTGGACCTCTCTCCTGTGGCTGTGGCCCACATGAAGAGTCTGCTGGAAGGTGGCCAAGATCGAAAGCCCCTGTGCCCTGGGCACCCTGCCTCTCAACTCCGCTTCGTCCAGGCTGATGCCCAGAACCTGGAGTCGGTGGCTTCCTCAGGCTCCTTCCAGCTAGTCCTGGATAAGGGCACCTGGGATGCTGTTGCCCGAGGGGGTTGGCCTGGGGCTTACCAGCTTCTGTCAGAGTGCCTCAGGGTCCTAAGCCCCCAGGGGACCCTGATTCAGTTCTCAGATGAGGACCCTGATGTGCGAGTGCCCTGCCTAGAACAAGGGTTCCCAGGCTGTACTGTGATGGTGCAGGAGCTAGGCCCTTTTGGGGGCATCACCTACTTTGCTTACTTGGTTCAAGTCTCTCATTAA
- the CSKMT gene encoding citrate synthase-lysine N-methyltransferase CSKMT, mitochondrial isoform X4, with translation MSSVPAASSPLVLSSSAGTLAPRSAAAPGWVPQTPPWGAHAFSFDFRSSEPPPELELQRLLFHFRLQTIKAVRALGGSCGSGGDISRRFSGRPCRDLHMAALRRTLHVATLAAGARRALAGSLAGSCPADRRLRDKLHPDTRAGSVPTFDWFFGYEEAQGFLLPLLKESRAACPLRVLDVGCGTSSLCTGLYTRCPHPVDVLGVDLSPVAVAHMKSLLEGGQDRKPLCPGHPASQLRFVQADAQNLESVASSGSFQLVLDKGTWDAVARGGWPGAYQLLSECLRVLSPQGTLIQFSDEDPDVRVPCLEQGFPGCTVMVQELGPFGGITYFAYLVQVSH, from the exons ATGTCTTCGGTGCCCGCGGCTTCCAGTCCGCTGGTTCTATCCTCAAGCGCCGGGACACTGGCTCCGAGGAGCGCGGCGGCGCCGGGTTGGGTTCCGCAGACTCCTCCCTGGGGCGCTCACGCCTTCTCCTTTGATTTCAGGTCTTCGGAGCCGCCCCCGGAGCTTGAACTGCAGCGTCTTCTCTTTCACTTCCGGTTGCAAACAATAAAGGCGGTTCGTGCCCTAGGAG GCTCCTGCGGCAGTGGTGGCGACATTTCGCGAAGGTTCTCTGGCCGACCTTGCCGGGATCTCCACATGGCAGCGCTGCGCCGAACCCTCCACGTGGCGACCCTGGCGGCTGGGGCGCGCCGCGCTTTGGCGG GCTCCCTGGCTGGCAGTTGCCCGGCCGACCGTCGCCTCCGGGATAAGCTCCATCCCGATACCCGAGCAGGCAGCGTCCCCACCTTCGATTGGTTTTTTGGGTATGAGGAAGCCCAGGGGTTCCTGCTGCCGCTGCTGAAGGAGTCCCGGGCTGCATGCCCATTGCGGGTGTTGGACGTGGGCTGTGGGACCTCCAGTCTGTGTACAGGCCTCTACACCAGGTGCCCACATCCCGTGGACGTCCTGGGGGTGGACCTCTCTCCTGTGGCTGTGGCCCACATGAAGAGTCTGCTGGAAGGTGGCCAAGATCGAAAGCCCCTGTGCCCTGGGCACCCTGCCTCTCAACTCCGCTTCGTCCAGGCTGATGCCCAGAACCTGGAGTCGGTGGCTTCCTCAGGCTCCTTCCAGCTAGTCCTGGATAAGGGCACCTGGGATGCTGTTGCCCGAGGGGGTTGGCCTGGGGCTTACCAGCTTCTGTCAGAGTGCCTCAGGGTCCTAAGCCCCCAGGGGACCCTGATTCAGTTCTCAGATGAGGACCCTGATGTGCGAGTGCCCTGCCTAGAACAAGGGTTCCCAGGCTGTACTGTGATGGTGCAGGAGCTAGGCCCTTTTGGGGGCATCACCTACTTTGCTTACTTGGTTCAAGTCTCTCATTAA
- the CSKMT gene encoding citrate synthase-lysine N-methyltransferase CSKMT, mitochondrial isoform X2 → MSSVPAASSPLVLSSSAGTLAPRSAAAPGWVPQTPPWGAHAFSFDFRSSEPPPELELQRLLFHFRLQTIKAVRALGGVCPRSFFRGLCEEGSTRYCTKRNLLLFSWTSGSCGSGGDISRRFSGRPCRDLHMAALRRTLHVATLAAGARRALAGSLAGSCPADRRLRDKLHPDTRAGSVPTFDWFFGYEEAQGFLLPLLKESRAACPLRVLDVGCGTSSLCTGLYTRCPHPVDVLGVDLSPVAVAHMKSLLEGGQDRKPLCPGHPASQLRFVQADAQNLESVASSGSFQLVLDKGTWDAVARGGWPGAYQLLSECLRVLSPQGTLIQFSDEDPDVRVPCLEQGFPGCTVMVQELGPFGGITYFAYLVQVSH, encoded by the exons ATGTCTTCGGTGCCCGCGGCTTCCAGTCCGCTGGTTCTATCCTCAAGCGCCGGGACACTGGCTCCGAGGAGCGCGGCGGCGCCGGGTTGGGTTCCGCAGACTCCTCCCTGGGGCGCTCACGCCTTCTCCTTTGATTTCAGGTCTTCGGAGCCGCCCCCGGAGCTTGAACTGCAGCGTCTTCTCTTTCACTTCCGGTTGCAAACAATAAAGGCGGTTCGTGCCCTAGGAGGTGTGTGTCCACGCTCCTTTTTCCGAGGTCTTTGTGAGGAAGGCAGTACGCGTTATTGCACGAAGCGGAATTTGCTGCTTTTCTCTTGGACCTCAGGCTCCTGCGGCAGTGGTGGCGACATTTCGCGAAGGTTCTCTGGCCGACCTTGCCGGGATCTCCACATGGCAGCGCTGCGCCGAACCCTCCACGTGGCGACCCTGGCGGCTGGGGCGCGCCGCGCTTTGGCGG GCTCCCTGGCTGGCAGTTGCCCGGCCGACCGTCGCCTCCGGGATAAGCTCCATCCCGATACCCGAGCAGGCAGCGTCCCCACCTTCGATTGGTTTTTTGGGTATGAGGAAGCCCAGGGGTTCCTGCTGCCGCTGCTGAAGGAGTCCCGGGCTGCATGCCCATTGCGGGTGTTGGACGTGGGCTGTGGGACCTCCAGTCTGTGTACAGGCCTCTACACCAGGTGCCCACATCCCGTGGACGTCCTGGGGGTGGACCTCTCTCCTGTGGCTGTGGCCCACATGAAGAGTCTGCTGGAAGGTGGCCAAGATCGAAAGCCCCTGTGCCCTGGGCACCCTGCCTCTCAACTCCGCTTCGTCCAGGCTGATGCCCAGAACCTGGAGTCGGTGGCTTCCTCAGGCTCCTTCCAGCTAGTCCTGGATAAGGGCACCTGGGATGCTGTTGCCCGAGGGGGTTGGCCTGGGGCTTACCAGCTTCTGTCAGAGTGCCTCAGGGTCCTAAGCCCCCAGGGGACCCTGATTCAGTTCTCAGATGAGGACCCTGATGTGCGAGTGCCCTGCCTAGAACAAGGGTTCCCAGGCTGTACTGTGATGGTGCAGGAGCTAGGCCCTTTTGGGGGCATCACCTACTTTGCTTACTTGGTTCAAGTCTCTCATTAA
- the CSKMT gene encoding citrate synthase-lysine N-methyltransferase CSKMT, mitochondrial isoform X1 translates to MSSVPAASSPLVLSSSAGTLAPRSAAAPGWVPQTPPWGAHAFSFDFRSSEPPPELELQRLLFHFRLQTIKAVRALGGVCPRSFFRGLCEEGSTRYCTKRNLLLFSWTSGSCGSGGDISRRFSGRPCRDLHMAALRRTLHVATLAAGARRALAGREGSLAGSCPADRRLRDKLHPDTRAGSVPTFDWFFGYEEAQGFLLPLLKESRAACPLRVLDVGCGTSSLCTGLYTRCPHPVDVLGVDLSPVAVAHMKSLLEGGQDRKPLCPGHPASQLRFVQADAQNLESVASSGSFQLVLDKGTWDAVARGGWPGAYQLLSECLRVLSPQGTLIQFSDEDPDVRVPCLEQGFPGCTVMVQELGPFGGITYFAYLVQVSH, encoded by the exons ATGTCTTCGGTGCCCGCGGCTTCCAGTCCGCTGGTTCTATCCTCAAGCGCCGGGACACTGGCTCCGAGGAGCGCGGCGGCGCCGGGTTGGGTTCCGCAGACTCCTCCCTGGGGCGCTCACGCCTTCTCCTTTGATTTCAGGTCTTCGGAGCCGCCCCCGGAGCTTGAACTGCAGCGTCTTCTCTTTCACTTCCGGTTGCAAACAATAAAGGCGGTTCGTGCCCTAGGAGGTGTGTGTCCACGCTCCTTTTTCCGAGGTCTTTGTGAGGAAGGCAGTACGCGTTATTGCACGAAGCGGAATTTGCTGCTTTTCTCTTGGACCTCAGGCTCCTGCGGCAGTGGTGGCGACATTTCGCGAAGGTTCTCTGGCCGACCTTGCCGGGATCTCCACATGGCAGCGCTGCGCCGAACCCTCCACGTGGCGACCCTGGCGGCTGGGGCGCGCCGCGCTTTGGCGGGTAGGGAAG GCTCCCTGGCTGGCAGTTGCCCGGCCGACCGTCGCCTCCGGGATAAGCTCCATCCCGATACCCGAGCAGGCAGCGTCCCCACCTTCGATTGGTTTTTTGGGTATGAGGAAGCCCAGGGGTTCCTGCTGCCGCTGCTGAAGGAGTCCCGGGCTGCATGCCCATTGCGGGTGTTGGACGTGGGCTGTGGGACCTCCAGTCTGTGTACAGGCCTCTACACCAGGTGCCCACATCCCGTGGACGTCCTGGGGGTGGACCTCTCTCCTGTGGCTGTGGCCCACATGAAGAGTCTGCTGGAAGGTGGCCAAGATCGAAAGCCCCTGTGCCCTGGGCACCCTGCCTCTCAACTCCGCTTCGTCCAGGCTGATGCCCAGAACCTGGAGTCGGTGGCTTCCTCAGGCTCCTTCCAGCTAGTCCTGGATAAGGGCACCTGGGATGCTGTTGCCCGAGGGGGTTGGCCTGGGGCTTACCAGCTTCTGTCAGAGTGCCTCAGGGTCCTAAGCCCCCAGGGGACCCTGATTCAGTTCTCAGATGAGGACCCTGATGTGCGAGTGCCCTGCCTAGAACAAGGGTTCCCAGGCTGTACTGTGATGGTGCAGGAGCTAGGCCCTTTTGGGGGCATCACCTACTTTGCTTACTTGGTTCAAGTCTCTCATTAA
- the UQCC3 gene encoding ubiquinol-cytochrome-c reductase complex assembly factor 3 has protein sequence MVVPAGRSSLRGGGETPPRPREAAGGASLGARAMETLRRSLVVGALLGAGAGVGSALFVLVSPGEQQKQAMLKEMPEQDPRRRDEAARTKELVLATLQEAAATQENVARRKNWMVGGGGRSA, from the exons ATGGTCGTCCCCGCAGGCCGCTCTAGCCTGCGCGGGGGCGGCGAGACGCCTCCTAGGCCGCGGGAGGCCGCAGGGGGTGCTTCGCTGGGCGCGCGGGCCATGGAGACCTTGCGCAGATCGCTGGTCGTGGGGGCCCTTCTGGGAGCGGGGGCTGGCGTGGGCTCCGCACTCTTTGTCCTCGTGAGCCCGGGAGAGCAGCAGAAGCAGGCGATGCTGAAG GAGATGCCCGAGCAGGACCCCCGGCGCAGGGACGAGGCGGCCAGGACCAAAGAATTAGTGCTGGCCACTCTGCAGGAGGCAGCGGCCACGCAGGAAAACGTGGCTCGGAGGAAGAACTGGATGGTTGGCGGCGGCGGGAGGTCGGCGTGA
- the UBXN1 gene encoding UBX domain-containing protein 1 produces MAELTALESLIEMGFPRGRAEKALALTGNQGIEAAMDWLMEHEDEPDVDEPLPTPLGRALGREPTVSEQSGPEGTGSTGGEGKPVLSEEERQEQTKRMLELVAQKQREREEREEREALERERQRRKQGQELSAARQRLQEDEMRRAAEERRREKAEELAARQRVREKIERDKAERAKKYGGNVGSRPSPPTEPGPVPSSPSQEPPSKREYDQCRIQVRLPDGTSLTQTFRAREQLAAVRLYVELHRGEEPGGDQDPVQLLSGFPRRAFSEADMERPLQELGLVPSAVLIVAKKCPS; encoded by the exons ATGGCGGAGCTGACGGCTCTAGAGAGTCTCATCGAGATGGGCTTCCCCAGGGGACGCGC GGAGAAGGCTCTGGCCCTCACAGGGAACCAGGGCATCGAGGCTGCAATGGACTG GTTGATGGAGCACGAAGATGAACCAGATGTAGACGAGCCGCTGCCGACGCCCCTTGGACGTGCCCTGGGACGGGAACCCACCGTCTCGGAACAAAGTGGCCCTGAAG GAACTGGCTCTACTGGCGGAGAAGGCAAACCCGTTTTGAGtgaagaggagaggcaggaacAGACCAAGAG GATGTTGGAGCTGGTGGCCCAGAAGCAGCGGGAGCGTGAAGAAAGAGAGGAGCGCGAGGCTTTGGAACGGGAACGGCAGCGCAGGAAACAAGGGCAAGAGTTGTCAGCGGCTCGGCAGCGGCTGCAAGAAGATGAGATGCGCCGGGCTGCTGAGGAGCGGAGGAGGGAAAAGGCTGAAGAGTTAGCAGCCAG ACAGAGAGTCCGAGAAAAGATTGAAAGAGACAAAGCAGAGAGAGCTAAGAAG TATGGTGGTAATGTGGGCTCTCGGCCGTCTCCACCAACAGAGCCAGGGCCGGTTCCGTCCTCTCCCAGCCAGGAGCCTCCCTCCAAGCGGGAGTATGACCAGTGTCGCATACAG GTCAGGCTGCCAGATGGGACCTCACTGACCCAGACATTCCGGGCACGGGAACAGCTGGCCGCTGTGAGGCTCTATGTGGAGCTCCACCGTGGAGAAGAGCCTGGGGGAGACCAGGACCCTGTGCAGTTGCTCAGTGGCTTTCCCCGGCGGGCCTTCTCAGAGGCTGACATGGAACGGCCTCTGCAGGAGCTGG GACTTGTGCCTTCTGCTGTTCTTATTGTGGCCAAGAAATGTCCCAGCTGA